The Malus domestica chromosome 06, GDT2T_hap1 genome has a segment encoding these proteins:
- the LOC139197232 gene encoding ATP-dependent Clp protease adapter protein CLPS1, chloroplastic-like: MAAICGRVPLSTNHGFNLTKSGDKHYFHRQSPNRSIMMTTSSTRLGTGGGVLDKPTIEKTTPSRDSEFDVRKSRKMSPPYRVMLHNDNYNKREYVVQVLMKVIPGMTVDIAVNVMQEAHHNGLAVVIVCAQVDAEDHCMQLRGNGLLSSVEPASDGC, from the exons aTGGCTGCCATCTGCGGTCGAGTCCCTCTTTCGACAAACCATGGATTCAATCTCACCAAATCAG GTGATAAACATTATTTTCATAGACAAAGTCCAAATCGGAGCATCATGATGACAACATCAAGCACCAGACTTGGCACAGGTGGTGGGGTGTTGGACAAGCCAACCATAGAGAAAACAACTCCTAGTCGTGACTCCGAGTTTGACGTGAG GAAATCAAGGAAAATGTCTCCGCCGTACCGAGTGATGCTGCACAATGACAACTATAACAAGAGGGAGTACGTTGTGCAAGTTCTGATGAAGGTCATCCCGGGAATGACGGTTGACATTGCGGTGAACGTCATGCAGGAGGCGCATCACAACGGCCTGGCGGTCGTAATTGTGTGTGCTCAGGTGGATGCAGAAGATCACTGCATGCAGCTCAGAGGCAACGGTCTTCTAAGCTCCGTTGAGCCCGCCAGTGATGGATGTTGA
- the LOC139197140 gene encoding putative pentatricopeptide repeat-containing protein At1g53330: MKASKPISPFRLCSLLRREKNPNLALQIFRNPNPDLNPPPGKLFRYSLLSYDLIITKLGRAKMFDQMEQMLHQMKQETRFAPPEIIFCNVISFYGRARLPDRALQVFDEIPAFRCQRTVKSLNSLLDVLFKCGEFEKMSRLFVGFENYATPDACTYNILIKACCANECLDDAWKVFDEMSRKGVRPTTVTFGTLIYWLCSNFRLKEAFKLKYDMVVIHGVVPDQYVYTSLIKGLCKIGEMTSAFELKEEMVMKKIKPDSAVYSTLISGLFNAGRKELVSGLLEEMSEYGCKPDTVTFNAMIHGLCKEKNFEAAYRVLDEMTEKDCEPDVISYNVIIGGLCKDGKWREANDLLEDLPRRGCTPDVVSYRTMFDGLCDWRQFNEASLVLDEMIFKGFAPRLASTQKLVEGLCEAANAELLGTVLTSLGKGKGNFLHVDIWGMLVDMVCKKEKLSNVSELVDNLVKQCCN, encoded by the coding sequence ATGAAAGCTTCAAAACCAATATCTCCCTTCAGGCTCTGCTCCCTCCTCCGTCGAGAGAAGAACCCGAATCTCGCTCTCCAAATCTTCCGAAACCCAAACCCCGATTTGAATCCTCCGCCCGGAAAGCTCTTTCGCTACTCTCTCCTTTCCTACGACCTCATCATCACCAAGCTCGGCCGCGCCAAAATGTTCGACCAGATGGAGCAAATGCTCCATCAAATGAAGCAAGAAACCCGTTTCGCTCCACCGGAAATAATCTTCTGCAATGTCATTTCGTTCTACGGTCGGGCTCGTCTTCCCGACCGTGCACTCCAAGTGTTCGATGAAATTCCCGCTTTCCGTTGCCAACGGACGGTGAAATCGTTGAATTCGCTGCTGGATGTGCTTTTCAAATGCGGGGAGTTTGAGAAAATGAGCAGACTTTTTGTGGGTTTTGAGAATTACGCGACTCCAGATGCGTGTACTTATAATATATTGATCAAAGCTTGTTGTGCGAATGAATGCTTGGATGATGCGTGGAAGGTGTTCGATGAAATGTCTAGGAAGGGTGTTCGTCCGACTACGGTGACGTTTGGAACTTTGATTTACTGGCTTTGTTCAAATTTCAGGTTAAAAGAAGCTTTTAAGTTGAAATACGATATGGTGGTGATTCATGGTGTTGTGCCTGATCAATACGTGTATACCTCTTTGATCAAAGGGCTTTGTAAGATTGGTGAAATGACTTCAGCTTTTGAGCTGAAAGAGGAGATGGTAATGAAGAAAATCAAACCTGATTCAGCTGTTTATTCGACTTTAATCAGCGGGCTATTCAATGCTGGTCGGAAAGAACTGGTTTCCGGGCTTTTGGAGGAAATGAGTGAGTATGGGTGCAAACCAGATACTGTGACTTTTAATGCAATGATTCACGGGTTGTGTAAAGAGAAGAATTTTGAAGCAGCATATAGAGTTTTGGATGAGATGACGGAGAAGGATTGTGAGCCAGATGTTATTAGTTACAATGTAATTATTGGTGGATTATGCAAGGATGGGAAATGGAGGGAAGCAAATGATTTGCTCGAAGATTTACCACGACGAGGGTGCACTCCCGATGTGGTTTCATACCGAACAATGTTCGATGGACTTTGTGATTGGAGGCAGTTCAATGAAGCATCCCTCGTTTTAGACGAgatgatcttcaagggcttcGCGCCTCGGCTTGCAAGTACACAAAAACTTGTTGAGGGGTTGTGTGAGGCAGCTAATGCAGAGTTGTTAGGGACAGTTCTAACTAGTCTGGGAAAAGGAAAGGGGAATTTTCTTCATGTGGATATATGGGGAATGTTGGTTGATATGGTTTGCAAGAAGGAGAAGCTTTCAAATGTCTCTGAGCTTGTTGATAATTTAGTGAAGCAATGTTGCAATTGA
- the LOC139197233 gene encoding protein ASPARTIC PROTEASE IN GUARD CELL 1-like — translation MAQKTFFYLAFFSAFFTLTSLSRTLPESETATFLDVSASLRQAHAVLSFDPEFLKPLESQSQESRPLNSSAFSLQLHPRDALFNSQHKDYKSLTLTRLDRDSARVNSLHTKLQLALQGIKKSDLEPMHAEILPQDLSTPVVSGVSQGSGEYFSRIGVGTPAKSFYMVLDTGSDVNWLQCNPCSDCYQQSDPVFSPAGSSTYSQLTCDAPQCQALHVSACRANKCLYQVSYGDGSYTVGNYVTETLSFGNSGSINKIALGCGHDNEGLFVGAAGLLGLGGGPLSLTSQFKASSFSYCLVNRDSSASSTLEFNSAPPADSVTAPLVQNGKVDTFYYVGLTGFSVGGQPVSVPPSLFAVDQSGNGGIIVDSGTAITRLQTQAYNSLRDAFKRFTSDLPTASSFALFDTCYDLSSRTRVQVPTVAFQFSGGKSLSLPAKNYLIPVDSAGTFCFAFAPTSSSLSIIGNVQQQGIRVSYDLANKRVGFSPNKC, via the coding sequence ATGGCTCAGAAGACGTTTTTCTACTTGGCCTTCTTCTCAGCATTCTTCACGCTCACTTCACTCTCCCGCACCCTACCCGAATCCGAAACCGCCACCTTCCTCGACGTCTCCGCCTCCCTCCGCCAAGCCCACGCCGTTCTCTCCTTCGACCCCGAATTCCTCAAGCCCCTGGAGTCCCAATCCCAGGAATCCCGACCCCTCAACTCCTCCGCCTTCTCCCTCCAGCTCCACCCCCGCGACGCCCTCTTCAATTCCCAGCACAAGGACTACAAATCCCTCACCCTCACCAGACTTGACCGCGACTCTGCCCGAGTCAACTCGCTCCACACCAAGCTCCAGCTGGCACTCCAGGGGATCAAAAAATCGGATCTCGAGCCCATGCACGCCGAGATCCTACCCCAGGACCTCTCCACACCCGTCGTCTCCGGCGTCAGCCAGGGCAGCGGAGAGTACTTCTCCCGGATTGGCGTCGGGACACCGGCGAAGTCGTTCTACATGGTTCTGGACACCGGCAGCGACGTCAACTGGCTCCAGTGCAACCCCTGCTCCGACTGCTACCAGCAATCCGACCCTGTTTTCAGCCCCGCCGGATCCTCCACCTACAGCCAGCTCACGTGCGACGCGCCGCAATGCCAGGCCCTCCATGTGTCCGCCTGCCGCGCCAATAAGTGTCTCTATCAGGTGTCGTACGGCGATGGGTCCTACACCGTCGGCAATTACGTCACCGAAACGCTGTCGTTTGGTAACTCGGGCTCGATCAACAAAATCGCGCTGGGATGTGGACACGATAATGAGGGATTATTTGTCGGGGCTGCCGGATTACTCGGCCTCGGCGGTGGGCCCCTCTCACTTACCTCCCAGTTCAAAGCGTCGTCGTTCTCGTACTGTTTGGTGAACCGCGACTCGTCCGCGTCGTCGACTCTGGAGTTCAACTCCGCCCCACCGGCGGACTCGGTCACGGCGCCGTTAGTTCAGAACGGAAAAGTCGACACGTTTTACTACGTGGGCCTCACCGGATTCAGCGTCGGCGGTCAGCCGGTCTCCGTCCCGCCGTCGCTCTTCGCAGTGGACCAGTCCGGAAACGGCGGGATCATCGTCGACTCGGGAACAGCCATAACTCGGTTGCAGACTCAGGCGTACAACTCGCTCCGCGACGCGTTCAAGAGATTTACCAGTGACCTGCCGACCGCGAGCAGCTTCGCGCTGTTCGACACGTGCTACGACCTGTCGTCGCGGACCAGGGTGCAGGTCCCAACGGTGGCGTTTCAGTTTTCCGGCGGGAAGTCTTTGAGCCTTCCCGCGAAGAACTACTTGATTCCTGTGGACTCCGCGGGGACGTTTTGCTTCGCTTTCGCGCCGACGTCGTCGTCGCTGTCTATCATTGGGAACGTCCAGCAGCAAGGGATACGTGTCAGCTACGATTTGGCGAACAAGCGCGTGGGATTCTCGCCAAATAAGTGTTAA
- the LOC103437973 gene encoding peptidyl-tRNA hydrolase, chloroplastic-like: protein MNVAASLSSIATVRFPNCHRCFGFSKPLIQSPSLWIMAQFSSSQSPSAAPETAVVEAKTPPKQPWLIVGLGNPGKKYNSTRHNVGFEMVDAIAEAEGIPLSSVSFKALVGKGLIGDVPVIFAKPQTYMNKSGESVGSIVSYYKIPLKQVLVIFDDLDLPFGKLRMLPKGGHGGHNGMRSVIDHFKGSRDFPRLRIGIGRPPGKMDPINFVLRPFTKQEQQELNFTFQEGVEAVRILLLEGFNKSATFVNSAKPLEQCG, encoded by the exons ATGAACGTTGCTGCTTCCCTATCATCCATCGCCACCGTCCGCTTCCCCAATTGCCACCGCTGCTTCGGCTTCTCAAAACCCCTAATTCAATCTCCGTCGCTTTGGATAATGGCCCAATTCTCGTCATCGCAATCTCCCTCCGCCGCGCCGGAAACGGCGGTTGTGGAAGCCAAGACGCCGCCCAAGCAGCCGTGGCTCATCGTCGGCCTCGGAAACCCCGGGAAGAAGTACAACAGCACCCGCCACAAT GTGGGTTTTGAGATGGTGGATGCCATTGCTGAAGCTGAAGGGATACCTTTGAGCAGTGTTTCTTTCAAAGCCCTTGTTGGAAAAG GTCTTATTGGGGATGTTCCGGTTATATTTGCCAAACCACAAACTTACATGAATAAAAGCGGTGAGTCT GTTGGATCCATTGTTTCGTATTACAAGATTCCATTGAAGCAAGTACTTGTG ATATTTGATGATCTAGATCTTCCCTTTGGAAAACTGCGGATGTTGCCGAAAGGTGGACATGGAGGACACAATGG GATGAGGAGTGTCATTGATCACTTTAAAGGGAGTCGAGATTTTCCTCGTTTAAGAATCG GCATTGGACGCCCTCCTGGGAAAATGGATCCTATCAACTTTGTTCTTCGTCCGTTCACTAAACAAGAACAACAGGAG CTGAATTTTACGTTTCAAGAAGGTGTAGAAGCGGTGCGTATTCTTTTGCTTGAGGGGTTCAACAAAAGCGCAACTTTTGTTAACAGTGCCAAACCCTTGGAACAATGCGGTTAA
- the LOC103437972 gene encoding uncharacterized protein encodes MAPPSLLGPPELRTPTPPPQPQPAAPSGNPFVDLMVANYNDAAKVPVIAPPMGYTENGASTFLNSGNPCVDFFFHIVPTTPASYFNTQLPLAWAHDDLTTLKLICNLRGVRGTGKSDKEGFYTAAFWLHKHHPKTLACNVASFAEFGYFKDLPEILYRLLEGEDVRKKQKAEWNIRKSGSGRTRRDRRMRGRTRPLRYKPPPSTYDNSPFYSASHQHPWGLKPPFSGGRGRKSSNKKYGRGDEQSKEARIQLAKERAQSEKEKASLLRNEKKAAMAKKAIVRYQRDPDFRFLYERVSDLFAECLKSDMENFKANQYKNISLAAKWCPSIDSSFDKATLLCESIANKVFPRESYLEYEGVEEAHYAYRVRDRLRKEVLVPLRKVLELPEVYIGANQWGLIPYNRVASVAMKFYKEKFLKHDEERFKKYLADVKAGKSTIAAGALLPHEIIESLNHGDGGQVAELQWKRMVDDLLKQGKMKNCLAVCDVSGSMNGTPMEVSVALGLLVSELIDEPWKGKVITFSHNPQLHQIQGHDLSSKCNFIRTMEWGRNTNFQKVFDLILRVAVDGKLKPEQMINRIFVFSDMEFDQASSSRHWETDYQAIQRKFTEKGYGNAVPQIIFWNLRHSKSTPMPSNQPGVALLSGFSKNLMKLFLDNDGEVRPDLVMEAAISGEEYQKLVVLD; translated from the coding sequence ATGGCTCCTCCAAGTCTCCTCGGTCCTCCGGAGCTCAGGACCCCGACCCCACCACCCCAACCCCAACCCGCAGCCCCCTCTGGCAACCCATTCGTCGACCTCATGGTCGCAAATTACAACGACGCAGCCAAGGTTCCGGTGATCGCACCTCCGATGGGATACACCGAGAACGGCGCCTCCACGTTCCTCAACTCCGGCAACCCCTGCGTCGATTTCTTCTTCCACATCGTACCCACCACCCCTGCCTCCTATTTCAACACCCAGCTCCCGCTTGCCTGGGCACACGACGACCTGACCACCCTCAAGCTCATCTGCAACCTCCGCGGCGTGCGGGGAACCGGAAAGTCCGACAAGGAGGGGTTCTACACGGCGGCGTTCTGGCTCCACAAACACCACCCCAAAACCCTCGCCTGCAACGTCGCATCCTTCGCCGAGTTCGGGTACTTTAAGGACTTGCCAGAGATCCTGTACCGCCTTCTAGAAGGCGAAGACGTGAGGAAGAAGCAAAAGGCAGAGTGGAATATCAGGAAAAGCGGGTCGGGTCGAACTAGGAGGGATAGGAGGATGCGAGGCCGCACTCGGCCTTTACGCTACAAACCGCCACCATCAACCTACGACAATTCACCATTCTATTCAGCATCGCATCAGCACCCGTGGGGTCTGAAACCCCCATTCAGCGGCGGCCGCGGCCGCAAGTCAAGTAATAAAAAATATGGTCGAGGGGATGAGCAATCTAAAGAGGCCAGGATACAACTGGCAAAGGAAAGGGCACAATCGGAGAAGGAAAAGGCAAGCCTTTTGAGGAATGAGAAGAAGGCTGCCATGGCCAAGAAAGCCATTGTGAGGTATCAGCGCGACCCTGATTTCCGATTTCTGTATGAGAGGGTTTCAGACCTTTTCGCAGAGTGTTTGAAGTCCGATATGGAAAATTTCAAGGCCAATCAGTACAAGAATATCAGCCTGGCAGCCAAATGGTGCCCTTCAATCGATTCCTCCTTCGATAAGGCCACTCTGTTGTGCGAAAGCATTGCCAATAAGGTTTTCCCAAGAGAATCGTACCTGGAGTACGAAGGGGTTGAAGAGGCACATTATGCGTACAGAGTGAGAGATCGGCTGAGGAAGGAGGTGTTGGTGCCGCTGAGGAAGGTGTTGGAGTTGCCAGAGGTTTATATCGGTGCTAATCAGTGGGGTTTGATTCCTTACAACCGAGTGGCCTCTGTGGCCATGAAGTTTTACAAGGAGAAATTCTTGAAGCACGATGAGGAGAGGTTTAAGAAGTATTTGGCGGATGTTAAGGCCGGAAAGTCCACCATTGCTGCAGGTGCTCTGCTTCCGCACGAGATCATAGAGTCTCTGAATCATGGAGATGGCGGTCAGGTGGCCGAGCTTCAATGGAAGAGAATGGTGGATGATCTGTTGAAGCAAGGGAAGATGAAGAACTGTTTGGCTGTGTGTGACGTCTCTGGCAGCATGAATGGGACCCCAATGGAGGTTTCCGTGGCTTTGGGATTGTTGGTGTCCGAGCTGATTGATGAGCCATGGAAGGGGAAGGTCATCACTTTCAGTCACAACCCTCAGCTGCATCAGATACAAGGCCATGATCTAAGCTCCAAGTGCAACTTTATAAGGACAATGGAATGGGGACGCAACACGAATTTCCAAAAGGTGTTTGATTTGATTCTCCGAGTGGCGGTGGACGGGAAGTTGAAGCCGGAGCAAATGATAAACAGGATCTTCGTGTTTAGCGACATGGAGTTTGATCAGGCTTCAAGTAGCAGGCATTGGGAGACTGATTACCAGGCTATACAGAGGAAGTTTACTGAGAAGGGGTACGGGAATGCGGTGCCGCAGATTATCTTTTGGAATCTGAGGCATTCGAAGTCTACGCCAATGCCGAGCAACCAACCAGGAGTGGCATTGTTGAGTGGCTTCTCCAAGAATTTGATGAAGTTGTTCTTGGACAACGATGGGGAAGTTCGCCCGGACCTTGTCATGGAAGCAGCCATCTCTGGAGAAGAATATCAGAAGCTTGTTGTGCTGGATTGA
- the LOC103438214 gene encoding uncharacterized protein, giving the protein MVNNFNDTVITLNSLPLGRTENNSPTYLSSGNPCLDFFFHVVPDTPASYICQQLPMAWSHDPLTTLKLICNLRGVRGTGKSDREGFYTAAYWLFHNHPKTLGCNVASFAEFGYFKDVLEIMYRVLEGPDVREVQKAKWLRWKERSELQPHRQRRGWNTRTNYTMTSAPSPAQSEMEMIAMEREKLRKEKAKEKTVAMAKKAIETYERDPEFQFLHERVSDLFVECLKTDIDSLKDTSSPSKYKEITLAAKWCPSLNASFDRSTLLCESIARKLFPRESYPEYQGMEEEEYLHKVRHRLRKEILVLLRKAMDFPKIYIAAKQWDSIPYNRVASVAMKRYKGKFLEHDGERFRKYLEDVKAGKAKIAAGALLPHEIIAQLNIGNYYGQACAEEDYEVASLQWQRMVDDLLKQGKMKNCLAVCDVSGSMLGWSGSMGGWSGTGSTYGILTHLDTSRDNVSPIDVSVALGLLVSELNEEPWKGKVITFSR; this is encoded by the coding sequence ATGGTCAACAATTTCAACGACACTGTAATCACGCTAAACTCTCTTCCTTTGGGAAGGACAGAGAACAATTCGCCCACCTATCTCTCCTCCGGCAATCCCTGCCTCGATTTCTTCTTCCACGTCGTACCCGACACCCCAGCCTCGTACATCTGCCAACAGCTTCCCATGGCTTGGTCCCACGATCCCCTAACAACCCTCAAGCTCATTTGCAACCTCCGTGGGGTCCGCGGCACAGGGAAGTCCGATAGGGAAGGTTTCTACACGGCAGCCTATTGGCTCTTCCACAACcacccaaaaaccctaggttGTAACGTTGCATCCTTTGCCGAGTTCGGGTATTTCAAAGACGTCCTCGAGATTATGTACAGGGTTTTGGAAGGCCCCGACGTGAGGGAGGTCCAAAAGGCCAAGTGGTTGCGGTGGAAAGAGCGGTCGGAGTTGCAGCCGCATCGGCAGCGGCGCGGTTGGAATACTAGGACTAATTACACGATGACATCAGCTCCCTCTCCCGCTCAATCAGAAATGGAAATGATTGcaatggagagagagaaattgagaaaggaaaaagcaaaagagaagaCCGTCGCCATGGCGAAGAAGGCTATCGAGACTTACGAGCGAGACCCAGAGTTTCAGTTCCTACACGAGCGGGTTTCAGATCTCTTTGTGGAGTGCTTGAAGACTGATATTGATTCCCTGAAAGATACGTCATCCCCTTCAAAGTACAAGGAGATAACCCTAGCGGCGAAGTGGTGCCCTTCCCTCAACGCTTCCTTCGACCGCTCCACGCTGCTCTGTGAGAGCATTGCAAGGAAGCTTTTCCCGAGAGAATCATACCCTGAATACCAAGGAATGGAGGAGGAAGAGTACTTGCACAAAGTCAGGCACCGGCTGAGGAAGGAGATTTTGGTGCTTTTGAGGAAGGCCATGGATTTTCCCAAGATTTACATAGCTGCCAAACAGTGggactcaattccttacaaccgAGTGGCATCCGTGGCCATGAAGCGTTACAAGGGTAAGTTTTTGGAACATGACGGAGAGCGGTTCAGGAAGTATTTAGAGGACGTGAAAGCCGGCAAGGCCAAGATTGCCGCGGGTGCATTGCTGCCTCATGAGATCATAGCCCAGCTCAATATTGGCAACTATTATGGTCAAGCTTGTGCGGAAGAGGATTATGAAGTGGCTTCACTTCAATGGCAGAGAATGGTTGATGATTTGCTAAAGCAGGGCAAGATGAAGAACTGCTTAGCTGTGTGTGACGTGTCTGGAAGTATGCTTGGATGGTCTGGAAGTATGGGTGGATGGTCCGGAACCGGAAGTACGTATGGGATCTTGACCCATCTAGACACATCCCGTGAC